Part of the Thermovirga sp. genome is shown below.
GTAATTCAGCACAATCCCGGCTCTTTTGGCCAACCTCTTGAGGGTGCCGCCCTTCATGGCCAGGTCCTCCTCGGTGGCCTGGGCTTCCCACTGGAAGGGAGTGTGGGGCTTGGGGACAAATCCGGCCACGGAGACCGCTATCCTGGGCCTCTTTCCCTGTTTCCTCCCCATGTCCCGGGCGAGAAGGGAGACCTCCATGATGGCGTCGATATCCTCCATCGTCTCCGTGGGCAGGCCCATCATGAAGTAGAGTTTCACCCTGTCCCAACCCCTGGAGAAGACCTCCCGGAAGGTATCCTCCATGTCGCCCCTCGTGATGCCCTTGTTGATCACGTCCCGAAGCCTCTGGGTCCCGGCCTCGGGGGCGAAGGTCAGCCCTCCCCGGCCCAGTTCCTCGAGGCGCGTCGCGAGCCCCACGGAGAAGGCGTCCATTCTCAGGCTGGGCAGTGAGAGCCTGTAGTGTTTTTCGGAGAACTCGGGACCCAGGAGGTCCACCACTTTTTCAATGCCGCTATAGTCACAGGTCGCCAGCGACACCAGCCCGACCTCGTCATAGCCGGTTTTATCGAGCAGGTTCCTCGCCACTTGGGCCACCACGCCGGGGGACCTCTCCCTGAGAGGCCTCGATATCATGCCGGCCTGGCAGAAGCGACAACCCCTGGTGCACCCCCGGAAGACCTCCACGGCGACCCTGTCGTGGATGATCTCGCTGGAGGGGACGATCATCCCCGACGGGATGAACCCCTTGTCCAGGTCCATCAGGATCCTGCTCTTCACGGTCCCGCCCCGGTGAAGGGCCGGTACGTAGAACCCCTCAATCTCGGACAGTTCTTCCAGGATTTCCTTTCGAGGACGGCGCTTCCCCTGGAAGAGGGAGAAAAGATCCGGTAAAAGGAGCTCGCCGTCGCCCACGCAGAAGGCATCGAAAAAAGGCGCCAGGGACTCCGGGGCGAAGGCGCCGGGTCCGCCCGCCACAACGAGGGGGTCGCCCTCTCCCCTTTCCGATGCCTTCAGGGGGATACCGCCCAAATCGAGCATGGTCAGGATGTTCGTGCCGGCCAATTCGTACTGAAGGGTGAAGCCGACCATATCGAAGGACGAAAGCGGCTTTTGAGTCTCGAGGGAGCACAACCTCATGCCCTTTTCACGCATGAATGATTCTGCGTCGGTCCAAGGGCAGTAAACCCTCTCGACCCTGACTCCCTCGGTCCTCGACGCCAGATCGTAAAGGATCTGGAAACCCAGGTAGCTCATGCCCACCTCGTAGACATCGGGGAAGGCCAGGCAAAGGGATACTTTTTCCTCCCCCAGGACGTGACCGCCGGCGGCCCCCCACTCGCCCCCGGCATACCGGGAGGGCCTCTTCATCGAGGAAAGCATCCGCCAGAGCGGATCCTCCAGTTCAGCGAAAGCGCGGCGCATCAAAAAGCCTCCGACGACACTTCACTCATATTGAGGCCTCGATGAAACATGAACGCTCTGGACCAAGCCGAGGGCCGCGCCCAGGGAGACCATGGAACTACCCCCGTAACTGACGAAGGGAAGGGCCAGGCCCGTGACCGGGGCTATCCCCACCGCCATGGCGATGTTTTCGAAGAGCTGGAACCAAATCCAGGCCGAGACCGCCCCCACGAGTATCCTCGCCCTGGGGTCGCCCGACCTAGCCGCTGTCCTGAGCATCCTCCACAGCAGGATCGCAAAAAGAGCGAGGACCACGGAGGCGCCCGCGAAGCCGAACTCCTCGGAGAAGACGCTGAAGACGAAGTCCGTGTGGGCCTCGGGCAGAAAATGGAGCCGGCTCTGGGTGCCCTGGAGGAACCCCTTCCCGAAAAATCCACCGGCCCCCACGGCGATCCGGGACTGGATGACGTTGTAACCCGCCCCGAGCGGATCGATGGACGGGTTCAGGAAGACGAGCATCCTCAGTTTCTGGTACTCCTTAAGCAGCGACCAACCCACCGGGAGCGAAAGCAATGCTATCCCCGCCAGCAGCAGGATGTACTTTCGGGGCATCCCGGCCAGGACCAGGGCGACAAAGATCATGAAAGCATAAACGATGACCCCCCCGAGGTCAGGCTGCAGGAACACCGGCACGACGACGAGGGATGACAGCAAGAGGACCCCGGAGATGTTGGCAAGGTCCTTCGGCGGGTAACGGCAGAGGAAAACGGCCAGCACGGTCGACAAGGCCAGTTTCGCCGGTTCCGAGGGCTGGAACCGGAAGGCCCCGAAGTCGAACCAGCTTGTCGCACCCTTGGCGGTGTAGCCCACCACCAGGACGGCGACAAGGGACAAAAGCGCGCCGGCATAGATCCAGTACGCGTACTTGAGTGTTCGCTCGTACCCGATGGTGAAGGCCATGGAGAAGGCAATGGCGCCAAGGACGCACCAGGCCGACTGTTTAAGGGCCATGTCCATAGCCACCACGCCCTTCCCGGCGAGAGCGCTGTAGATGGACAGGACGCTGACGACCAGGAGGGGAACAACCGAAGCGATGAGGATCCTGTCGATATCCTTCAGCCTGGACAGTTCTTCGCGCAATTGCCCCAGGGCTGTCATTTATCTCCCTTCCTGGCGCGTTTTCTTTTGACCTCGATGACGGGTATGCTCGCCACCAGGGCGACGGACCTCCCCTCTCTCTCGAGGTCCATCTCGATGCCCTCTTCATTGATGACCATGTAATTGTTTATGACCCTTATCAGGTCTTTTCTTATCTGCTCCATGGTGCCCGGCGAGATATCGGCCCTATCATGGATCAAGACCAATTGGAGCCTCTCCCTGGCCGACTGCCTGGGTGTCTCCCTGCGGAAAAACCTGTCCAGAAACCCCATCTCCTAACCCCTCCCTTCCCGTCGTCCAAAGAGTTTGATGAAGTTTGCGAGCAGGCCCTTCTCTTCCAGTTCGTCCAGACCCTGGAGGGGTATATCCTTTCCCATAATCCTGCCGGCGATCTTCTCGAAGGCCCTAGAGGCGGGAGAGGGATTGGTCAGGGCCAGGGGTTCACCCCTGTTGGTGGATACGACGACGCTTTCGTCCTCGGGGATTATCCCTATCATATCCACGGCAAGGATTTCCATGACGTCGTTGACGCCCAGCATCTTCCCCTTGCGGACCATCTCGGGCCTGACCCGGTTCACGATGAGGTTGATGGACCTTTTACCGAAAGACTCTAGGAGGCCGATGATCCTGTCAGCGTCCCTGACGGAGGAAACTTCGGGTGTCGCTACTACCAGGGCTTCATCGGCGCCGGCGGCCGCGTTGCGAAAACCCGATTCTATCCCGGCGGGGCTGTCGACGAGGACGAAGTCGAAGTCGCCCCTCAGGGAGTCGCAGAGGCTCTTCATCTGGTCCGAGGTTACGGCATCCTTGGTCCTGGTCTGGGCAGCAGGTAGGAGATAAAGGTTCTCGACCCGTTTATCCCTCACGAGGGCCTGTGGGAGTTTGCAGGCGCCCTCGAGGACATCGACCATGTTGAAAACTATCCTGTTCTCCAGGCCCATTACGACGTCAAGGTTTCGCAATCCGATATCGGCATCCATCGCGACGACCTTGTTCCCTTCCATGGCGAGTCGGGCGGAGAGGTTAGCCGTAACGGTAGTTTTTCCCACCCCTCCTTTTCCTGAAGTGACTACGATGATTCGGGTTTCCATGCGCGATTCCTCCGTTTCAGCCGATGGGCCGACTTTTTCCTTGTTACTCAAGG
Proteins encoded:
- a CDS encoding TIGR03960 family B12-binding radical SAM protein, giving the protein MLSSMKRPSRYAGGEWGAAGGHVLGEEKVSLCLAFPDVYEVGMSYLGFQILYDLASRTEGVRVERVYCPWTDAESFMREKGMRLCSLETQKPLSSFDMVGFTLQYELAGTNILTMLDLGGIPLKASERGEGDPLVVAGGPGAFAPESLAPFFDAFCVGDGELLLPDLFSLFQGKRRPRKEILEELSEIEGFYVPALHRGGTVKSRILMDLDKGFIPSGMIVPSSEIIHDRVAVEVFRGCTRGCRFCQAGMISRPLRERSPGVVAQVARNLLDKTGYDEVGLVSLATCDYSGIEKVVDLLGPEFSEKHYRLSLPSLRMDAFSVGLATRLEELGRGGLTFAPEAGTQRLRDVINKGITRGDMEDTFREVFSRGWDRVKLYFMMGLPTETMEDIDAIMEVSLLARDMGRKQGKRPRIAVSVAGFVPKPHTPFQWEAQATEEDLAMKGGTLKRLAKRAGIVLNYHEPAQTFLEGVIARGDRGIADVIEKAWKSGARFDGW
- the rodA gene encoding rod shape-determining protein RodA, whose translation is MTALGQLREELSRLKDIDRILIASVVPLLVVSVLSIYSALAGKGVVAMDMALKQSAWCVLGAIAFSMAFTIGYERTLKYAYWIYAGALLSLVAVLVVGYTAKGATSWFDFGAFRFQPSEPAKLALSTVLAVFLCRYPPKDLANISGVLLLSSLVVVPVFLQPDLGGVIVYAFMIFVALVLAGMPRKYILLLAGIALLSLPVGWSLLKEYQKLRMLVFLNPSIDPLGAGYNVIQSRIAVGAGGFFGKGFLQGTQSRLHFLPEAHTDFVFSVFSEEFGFAGASVVLALFAILLWRMLRTAARSGDPRARILVGAVSAWIWFQLFENIAMAVGIAPVTGLALPFVSYGGSSMVSLGAALGLVQSVHVSSRPQYE
- the minE gene encoding cell division topological specificity factor MinE, with the protein product MGFLDRFFRRETPRQSARERLQLVLIHDRADISPGTMEQIRKDLIRVINNYMVINEEGIEMDLEREGRSVALVASIPVIEVKRKRARKGDK
- the minD gene encoding septum site-determining protein MinD, whose amino-acid sequence is METRIIVVTSGKGGVGKTTVTANLSARLAMEGNKVVAMDADIGLRNLDVVMGLENRIVFNMVDVLEGACKLPQALVRDKRVENLYLLPAAQTRTKDAVTSDQMKSLCDSLRGDFDFVLVDSPAGIESGFRNAAAGADEALVVATPEVSSVRDADRIIGLLESFGKRSINLIVNRVRPEMVRKGKMLGVNDVMEILAVDMIGIIPEDESVVVSTNRGEPLALTNPSPASRAFEKIAGRIMGKDIPLQGLDELEEKGLLANFIKLFGRREGRG